In a genomic window of Pseudomonas mohnii:
- a CDS encoding DNA internalization-related competence protein ComEC/Rec2: MRTGMVALALGLLALRFLPALPPVWLCTLLPVIGLMLLPFRTYPVAFFLFGLSWACLQAQWALDDRLPSRLDGETRWVEGRVVGLPQHTEAVVRFELADARSRHGTVPPLMRLAWYGGPPVKSGERWRVAVKLKRPAGLLNPHAFDYDAWLLAQRIGATGTVKDGELLSEARWAWRDGIRQRLQAVDAQGRTGVLTALVLGDGSGLSRQDWQVLQDTGTVHLLVISGQHIGLLAGVVYLLIAGLARYGLWPNRLSWLPWACGLAFAAALGYGLLAGFEVPVRRACLMIGLVLLWRLRFRHLGAWWPLLLALNGVLLLDPLASLQPGFWLSFAAVAVLIFTFSGRLGPWRWWQTWTRAQWLIAIGLGPLLLVLGLPISLSGPLVNLLAVPWISLLVLPPALLGTLLLPVPYVGEGLLWLAGGLIDGLFRGLAWVAGLVPAWVPAAIPLWGWGLGALGAFLLLLPRGVPLRPLGWPLLLLLIFPPRSEIPEGVADIWQLDVGQGLAILVRTRHHTLLYDTGPRFGDNDLGERVVLPTLRKLGVDGIDLMLISHAHADHAGGARAVAQGLPVKHVLGGEPAELPNEWQAAGCESGRRWTWDGVNFELWQWAHARESNPKSCVLQIEASGERMLLTGDIDMAAERALLESPLAIPTDWLQSPHHGSRSSSSMALLDRLRPKAVLISRGQGNSFGHPHPTVLARYQKYGMAIYDSADQGAIHLQLGRFEAPRSMRLERRFWRDPPPLAK; the protein is encoded by the coding sequence ATGCGCACAGGGATGGTTGCGTTGGCGCTGGGTCTGCTGGCGTTGCGTTTTTTACCGGCATTGCCGCCGGTCTGGTTATGCACGTTGTTGCCGGTTATCGGTTTGATGCTGCTGCCGTTCAGGACTTATCCAGTGGCGTTTTTCCTGTTCGGTTTGAGTTGGGCCTGCCTGCAGGCCCAATGGGCGCTGGATGATCGATTGCCATCGCGCCTCGATGGCGAAACGCGCTGGGTCGAAGGGCGGGTGGTGGGGTTGCCGCAGCATACCGAGGCAGTGGTGCGTTTCGAATTGGCCGACGCGCGGTCGCGCCACGGCACCGTGCCGCCACTCATGCGTCTGGCCTGGTATGGCGGACCGCCAGTGAAGAGCGGCGAGCGCTGGCGAGTGGCGGTCAAGCTGAAACGTCCCGCCGGGCTGCTGAATCCACATGCCTTTGATTACGACGCCTGGCTGTTGGCGCAACGAATCGGTGCGACCGGGACGGTCAAGGACGGCGAGCTATTGAGCGAGGCACGCTGGGCTTGGCGCGACGGCATCCGGCAGCGGTTGCAGGCCGTGGATGCCCAGGGCCGGACGGGCGTTCTGACGGCGTTGGTGCTGGGGGATGGTAGCGGACTCAGCCGTCAGGACTGGCAGGTGTTGCAAGACACCGGCACTGTGCATCTATTGGTGATTTCCGGGCAGCACATCGGTCTGCTGGCGGGGGTGGTGTATCTGTTGATTGCCGGACTCGCCCGCTATGGCCTGTGGCCGAACCGTCTGTCGTGGTTGCCCTGGGCCTGTGGTCTGGCATTCGCAGCAGCCCTCGGATACGGGTTGTTGGCCGGGTTCGAGGTGCCGGTGCGGCGTGCCTGTTTGATGATCGGTCTGGTGTTGTTATGGCGCCTGCGTTTTCGTCATCTCGGTGCCTGGTGGCCGCTGTTGCTTGCGCTCAATGGCGTGTTATTGCTGGATCCGCTGGCAAGTTTGCAACCGGGATTCTGGTTGTCCTTTGCGGCGGTCGCGGTGTTGATTTTCACTTTCAGCGGTCGTTTGGGGCCGTGGCGATGGTGGCAAACCTGGACGCGCGCGCAATGGTTGATCGCCATCGGCCTGGGCCCACTTTTACTGGTGCTGGGGTTGCCGATCAGTCTCAGTGGACCGCTGGTCAACTTGCTGGCCGTGCCGTGGATCAGCCTGCTGGTGTTGCCACCTGCTTTGCTCGGGACGCTGTTATTGCCGGTGCCGTATGTGGGTGAGGGCCTGTTATGGCTCGCCGGCGGCTTGATCGATGGGTTGTTCAGGGGCCTGGCGTGGGTGGCTGGCCTGGTTCCGGCATGGGTGCCCGCGGCGATCCCGCTGTGGGGCTGGGGGCTGGGTGCCTTGGGAGCCTTTCTCTTGTTGCTGCCGCGAGGCGTACCGTTACGCCCGCTGGGCTGGCCGCTGCTGCTGTTGCTGATTTTTCCGCCGCGTTCAGAAATACCGGAAGGCGTTGCCGACATCTGGCAACTGGACGTCGGCCAAGGTCTGGCGATCCTGGTGCGCACTCGCCACCACACGCTGCTGTATGACACGGGTCCCCGATTCGGTGATAACGATCTTGGCGAGCGCGTGGTCTTGCCAACGTTACGCAAGCTGGGCGTGGACGGTATTGATCTGATGCTGATAAGCCACGCCCATGCCGATCATGCCGGCGGGGCGCGGGCGGTCGCCCAGGGGCTACCGGTGAAGCACGTACTCGGTGGTGAACCCGCAGAATTGCCGAATGAATGGCAAGCGGCGGGCTGCGAGAGCGGTCGGCGATGGACCTGGGACGGCGTGAACTTTGAACTGTGGCAATGGGCGCACGCCCGTGAAAGCAATCCAAAATCCTGCGTGCTGCAGATTGAAGCCAGCGGTGAGCGAATGCTGCTGACCGGCGACATCGACATGGCCGCCGAGCGAGCGTTGCTCGAGAGTCCCTTGGCCATACCCACCGACTGGCTGCAATCGCCGCACCATGGCAGCCGCAGTTCGTCCTCCATGGCGCTGCTCGACCGATTGCGGCCCAAAGCGGTGCTGATCTCACGTGGCCAGGGCAATTCGTTCGGCCATCCACACCCGACCGTCCTGGCACGCTATCAAAAGTACGGCATGGCGATCTACGACAGTGCGGATCAAGGTGCCATTCATCTCCAGCTCGGGCGTTTCGAGGCGCCGCGCTCAATGCGTCTGGAACGGCGCTTCTGGCGCGATCCACCACCCCTGGCCAAATAA
- a CDS encoding Trm112 family protein, which produces MDTKLLDILACPVCKGPLKLSADKTELISKGAGLAYPIRDGIPVMLETEARTLTTDERLDK; this is translated from the coding sequence ATGGACACCAAATTGCTCGACATCCTCGCCTGCCCGGTCTGCAAAGGCCCGCTCAAGCTCAGCGCCGACAAGACCGAGCTGATCAGCAAGGGCGCCGGCCTGGCTTATCCGATCCGGGACGGTATTCCGGTGATGCTCGAAACCGAAGCTCGCACCCTCACGACCGATGAGCGTCTGGACAAATGA
- a CDS encoding ExbD/TolR family protein, which produces MKFRRKPRETVDINLVSLIDVVFVLLLFFVVTTTFTRETQLRVDLPEAVSGSPAEDQNRQLDIAISAEGVFSVNNQVLPKSDLATLMEALQKESGGDTSRPLSISADGKTQHQAVITAMDAAGKLGFSHLRMTTIEAAPPAP; this is translated from the coding sequence GTGAAATTCCGCCGCAAACCACGGGAAACGGTGGACATCAACCTCGTGTCGTTGATCGACGTGGTGTTTGTCCTGCTGCTGTTTTTCGTGGTGACCACGACCTTTACCCGTGAAACCCAATTGCGCGTCGACCTGCCGGAAGCGGTCAGCGGCTCGCCGGCTGAAGACCAGAACCGGCAGCTGGACATCGCCATCAGTGCCGAAGGCGTGTTTTCGGTGAATAACCAGGTCTTGCCGAAAAGCGACCTGGCGACCCTGATGGAAGCGTTGCAGAAAGAGTCAGGCGGCGATACCAGCCGGCCGCTGTCCATCAGCGCCGACGGCAAAACCCAGCATCAGGCGGTGATCACCGCCATGGACGCCGCCGGCAAGCTTGGTTTCAGTCACTTGCGCATGACCACCATCGAGGCGGCGCCGCCCGCACCCTGA
- a CDS encoding glutathione S-transferase family protein, which yields MLKIWGRKNSSNVRKPLWAAEELGLAYEAIDAGGAFGVVDTPEYRAMNPNGRVPVIEDDGFVLWESNAIVRYLMARHAAGSAWYPADLQARATADKWMDWATSSFAGPFRTVFWGVLRTPADQQDWSAIKAAIKECEALLTMADQALATRPYLSGDEIGMGDIPLGSFIYAWFEMPIERAPMPHLEAWYARLKQRPAYQRAVMTALT from the coding sequence ATGCTGAAGATCTGGGGTCGGAAAAATTCATCGAATGTCAGAAAGCCGTTGTGGGCCGCCGAAGAGCTGGGCCTGGCCTATGAAGCCATCGATGCCGGCGGTGCCTTTGGTGTCGTTGACACCCCTGAGTACCGCGCGATGAACCCCAACGGCCGCGTCCCGGTGATTGAAGATGATGGCTTCGTGTTGTGGGAATCCAATGCCATCGTCCGTTACCTGATGGCCCGTCACGCCGCGGGCAGCGCCTGGTATCCGGCCGACCTGCAAGCCCGCGCAACGGCCGACAAGTGGATGGACTGGGCCACTTCCAGTTTTGCCGGACCGTTCCGCACGGTGTTCTGGGGCGTCTTGCGCACCCCGGCAGACCAGCAGGACTGGTCCGCCATCAAGGCGGCAATCAAGGAGTGCGAAGCACTGCTGACGATGGCCGATCAGGCACTGGCAACACGGCCTTACCTGTCCGGCGATGAGATCGGCATGGGCGACATTCCCTTGGGCAGTTTCATTTATGCCTGGTTCGAAATGCCGATCGAGCGTGCGCCCATGCCTCATCTGGAGGCCTGGTACGCACGGCTGAAACAGCGTCCGGCTTATCAACGGGCGGTGATGACCGCGTTGACTTAA
- a CDS encoding ABC transporter ATP-binding protein produces MSSALSIRQLTKTYGNGFQALSGIDLDVAEGDFFALLGPNGAGKSTTIGILSTLVNKTSGTVNIFGHDLDKDPAGLKRSIGVVPQEFNFNQFEKTFDIVVTQAGYYGIPAKIAKERAEQYLTQLGLWDKRDVPSRSLSGGMKRRLMIARALVHEPRLLILDEPTAGVDIELRRSMWTFLTELNKKGITIILTTHYLEEAEQLCRNIGIIDHGTIVENTSMKQLLGQLHVETFLLDLKNSLSVPPQLIGYPSRLLDDHTLEVQVDKSMGITALFTQLAQLNIEVLSLRNKTNRLEELFVSLVEKNLSKVAV; encoded by the coding sequence ATGAGTTCCGCTCTGTCCATCCGGCAGCTAACCAAAACCTACGGCAACGGTTTCCAGGCCTTGAGTGGTATCGATCTGGATGTCGCTGAAGGTGACTTTTTCGCCTTGCTCGGCCCCAATGGCGCCGGCAAATCCACGACCATCGGCATTCTCTCCACCCTGGTGAACAAGACCAGCGGTACGGTGAATATCTTCGGTCACGACCTGGACAAGGATCCGGCGGGGCTCAAGCGCTCCATCGGCGTGGTACCCCAGGAGTTCAACTTCAACCAGTTTGAAAAGACCTTCGACATCGTCGTGACCCAGGCCGGTTACTACGGCATTCCAGCGAAAATCGCCAAGGAACGCGCCGAGCAGTATCTGACCCAGCTCGGTCTGTGGGACAAGCGCGATGTGCCGTCGCGTTCACTGTCCGGCGGCATGAAGCGCCGACTGATGATTGCCCGTGCGCTGGTCCACGAGCCACGCCTGTTGATCCTCGACGAACCGACCGCCGGCGTGGACATCGAACTGCGTCGCTCGATGTGGACCTTTCTCACCGAGCTGAACAAAAAGGGCATCACCATCATCCTCACCACGCACTATCTGGAAGAGGCTGAGCAGTTGTGCCGCAACATCGGCATCATCGACCACGGCACCATCGTCGAAAACACCAGCATGAAGCAGTTGCTCGGCCAATTGCACGTCGAAACCTTCCTGCTGGACTTGAAGAACAGTCTGAGCGTGCCACCGCAGCTGATCGGCTATCCGTCACGGTTGCTCGACGACCACACCCTGGAGGTCCAGGTCGACAAGAGCATGGGTATCACTGCGTTGTTCACTCAACTCGCACAGCTGAACATCGAAGTGCTGAGCCTGCGTAACAAAACCAATCGCCTCGAGGAGTTGTTCGTGTCCCTGGTGGAGAAAAATCTGTCGAAGGTGGCGGTATGA
- a CDS encoding transglutaminase-like domain-containing protein, with translation MHEYLSPGRFIDSDHPSVVEFAEKHRGNSRNPLEQAINLYYAVREAVRYNPYTFSRNPQTLRGSHALATGESYCVPKATLLAGCARHCGIPARIGLADVRNHLSTPRLLELLKSDVFAMHGYTEFYLSGRWVKATPAFNQGLCELFNVAPLEFDGINDSVFHPFNRDGEKLMEYLIDHGQFADVPETFFFAHLEKCYPHLFDEQLPALLGDMQSDLSRA, from the coding sequence ATGCACGAGTATCTGAGTCCCGGCCGCTTCATCGATAGTGACCATCCCTCGGTGGTGGAGTTCGCCGAAAAACATCGTGGCAACAGTCGCAACCCACTCGAGCAGGCGATCAACCTCTATTACGCCGTCCGTGAAGCCGTGCGTTACAACCCTTACACGTTTAGCCGTAATCCCCAGACCTTGCGCGGCAGTCATGCACTGGCCACCGGTGAGAGTTATTGCGTGCCCAAAGCCACGCTGTTGGCCGGGTGTGCGCGGCACTGCGGGATTCCTGCGCGGATCGGCCTGGCGGACGTACGCAATCATTTATCGACGCCGCGTCTGCTCGAATTGCTCAAGAGCGACGTGTTTGCCATGCATGGCTATACCGAGTTTTACCTGAGTGGTCGCTGGGTCAAAGCCACCCCGGCCTTCAACCAGGGTCTGTGTGAGCTGTTCAATGTCGCGCCGCTGGAATTCGACGGAATCAACGACAGTGTTTTCCACCCATTCAATCGCGATGGCGAGAAATTGATGGAGTATCTGATTGACCACGGTCAGTTCGCCGACGTGCCCGAAACGTTTTTCTTCGCCCACCTTGAAAAGTGTTATCCGCACTTGTTCGACGAGCAACTTCCAGCGTTGCTGGGGGACATGCAGAGCGATTTGAGTCGCGCCTGA
- a CDS encoding ABC transporter permease yields MSSELQPNLVALNTIVYREVRRFTRIWPQTLLPPAITMVLYFVIFGNLIGRQIGDMGGFTYMEYIVPGLIMMSVITNSYGNVVSSFFGSKFQRSIEELMVSPVSPHTILIGFTLGGVLRGLMVGVIVTLLSLFFTDLQVHHLGVTVLVVVLTATIFSLLGFINAVFARNFDDISIIPTFVLTPLTYLGGVFYSISLLPPFWQTVSLANPVLHMVNAFRYGILGVSDIRISIAITFMLVATVVLYIGCARLLVSGRGMRT; encoded by the coding sequence ATGAGTTCCGAGCTGCAGCCCAACCTCGTTGCCCTGAACACCATCGTTTACCGTGAGGTCCGGCGTTTTACCCGGATCTGGCCGCAGACCCTGCTGCCGCCGGCGATCACCATGGTTCTGTACTTCGTGATCTTCGGTAACCTGATCGGCCGGCAGATCGGCGACATGGGTGGTTTTACCTACATGGAGTACATCGTGCCGGGGCTGATCATGATGTCGGTGATCACCAACTCCTACGGCAACGTGGTGTCGAGTTTCTTCGGCAGCAAGTTTCAGCGTTCCATTGAAGAACTGATGGTGTCGCCGGTCTCGCCCCACACCATTCTGATTGGCTTTACCCTGGGCGGTGTACTGCGCGGGCTGATGGTTGGCGTCATCGTGACGCTGCTGTCGCTGTTCTTCACTGATTTGCAGGTGCATCACCTGGGTGTGACCGTTCTGGTGGTGGTGCTGACGGCGACGATCTTCTCGCTGCTGGGCTTCATCAATGCGGTGTTTGCGCGCAACTTCGATGACATATCGATCATTCCGACCTTCGTGCTGACGCCGCTGACCTATCTGGGCGGGGTGTTCTACTCGATCTCGTTGCTGCCGCCGTTCTGGCAGACCGTGTCCCTGGCCAACCCGGTGCTGCACATGGTCAATGCGTTCCGCTACGGCATCCTCGGCGTGTCGGATATCCGCATCAGCATTGCGATTACCTTCATGCTGGTGGCGACCGTCGTGCTGTACATCGGTTGCGCGCGATTGCTGGTCAGCGGCCGCGGGATGCGTACCTGA
- the kdsB gene encoding 3-deoxy-manno-octulosonate cytidylyltransferase — protein sequence MTAAFTVVIPSRYASTRLPGKPLLLIAGKPMIQHVWEQASKSSAQRVVVATDDARIVEACQGFGAEVVLTREDHNSGTDRLAEVAAKLGLAPDAIVVNVQGDEPLIPPSVIDQVAANLAIHTEARMATLAEPIDDVETLFNPNVVKVVSDLNGLALTFSRATLPWARDAFAKSREQLPQGVPYRRHIGIYAYRAGFLHDFVSWGPCWLENTESLEQLRAMWHGVRIHVADALIAPPAGVDTIEDLERVRRLLEA from the coding sequence ATGACCGCAGCCTTTACCGTTGTCATTCCTTCGCGATACGCCTCTACGCGCCTGCCGGGCAAGCCACTGCTGTTGATCGCCGGCAAGCCGATGATTCAACATGTTTGGGAGCAGGCCAGCAAAAGCAGCGCCCAGCGTGTGGTGGTTGCCACTGATGACGCCCGTATAGTCGAGGCTTGCCAGGGTTTTGGCGCTGAGGTGGTGCTGACTCGCGAAGACCACAACTCCGGTACCGATCGCCTGGCGGAAGTCGCGGCGAAACTGGGCCTGGCGCCCGATGCCATCGTTGTCAACGTCCAGGGCGATGAGCCGTTGATCCCGCCGAGCGTGATCGATCAGGTCGCCGCCAATCTGGCTATCCACACCGAAGCGCGCATGGCCACCCTGGCCGAGCCGATCGACGATGTTGAAACCCTGTTCAATCCCAACGTGGTCAAGGTTGTCAGTGATCTCAATGGCCTGGCCCTGACCTTCAGTCGCGCCACGCTACCGTGGGCACGGGATGCTTTCGCCAAGAGCCGCGAGCAATTGCCGCAAGGCGTGCCTTACCGCCGCCACATCGGTATTTATGCGTACCGCGCCGGTTTCCTGCATGACTTTGTCAGCTGGGGGCCATGCTGGCTGGAAAACACCGAGAGCCTGGAACAACTGCGTGCGATGTGGCACGGCGTGCGGATTCACGTTGCCGATGCGCTGATCGCACCGCCGGCCGGCGTCGATACCATTGAAGACCTTGAGCGCGTTCGTCGCCTGCTGGAGGCCTGA
- a CDS encoding DUF2062 domain-containing protein, producing the protein MPRRLFKRYMPDPTSIREHKSLRFLGTLLHDPNLWHLNRHSVARAMAVGLFAAFLPIPLQMLVAAILAIIVRGNMPIAVSLVWLTNPITMPAVFYCTYQAGAWLLDVPPRQLPDALTWEWISGELSTLWQPFLLGSVVTGLTLGALAYCLVMMYWRWWVARQWKRRKKSRM; encoded by the coding sequence ATGCCCCGGCGCTTATTCAAACGCTACATGCCAGACCCGACCAGCATCAGGGAACACAAATCCTTACGCTTTCTCGGCACTCTGCTGCATGACCCTAACCTCTGGCACCTCAATCGCCACTCCGTAGCCCGGGCGATGGCGGTTGGCCTGTTCGCCGCGTTCCTGCCGATCCCGTTGCAGATGCTGGTGGCCGCCATACTCGCGATCATCGTGCGCGGCAATATGCCGATTGCCGTCAGCCTAGTCTGGCTGACCAACCCGATCACCATGCCAGCGGTGTTCTACTGCACTTACCAGGCCGGCGCCTGGTTGTTGGACGTTCCTCCCCGCCAGCTGCCGGATGCGTTGACCTGGGAGTGGATCAGCGGCGAGTTATCAACCTTGTGGCAGCCGTTTTTGCTGGGTTCGGTGGTGACGGGACTGACCCTCGGGGCGCTCGCCTATTGCCTGGTGATGATGTATTGGCGCTGGTGGGTGGCGCGGCAATGGAAACGGCGCAAGAAAAGTCGAATGTGA
- a CDS encoding MotA/TolQ/ExbB proton channel family protein, whose product MWELVKSGGWMMIPIILSSIAAMAIVAERLWTLRASRVTPEHLLGQVWVWIKDKQLNKEKLKELRANSPLGEILAAGLANSKHGREIMKECIEEAAARVVHELERYINALGTIAAMAPLLGLLGTVLGMIDIFSSFMGTGMATNPGVLAGGISKALITTASGLIVGIPSVFFHRFLQRRIDELVVGMEQEAIKLVEVVQGDRDVDLAGSKA is encoded by the coding sequence GTGTGGGAATTGGTTAAATCCGGCGGTTGGATGATGATACCGATCATCCTGAGTTCCATCGCGGCAATGGCGATTGTCGCTGAGCGCCTTTGGACCCTGCGTGCCAGTCGCGTCACCCCGGAGCACTTGCTCGGGCAGGTCTGGGTCTGGATCAAGGACAAGCAGCTCAATAAGGAAAAACTCAAGGAACTGCGCGCCAATTCGCCGTTGGGCGAGATCCTGGCGGCAGGTCTGGCGAACTCCAAGCATGGCCGCGAGATCATGAAAGAGTGCATTGAAGAAGCCGCCGCCCGGGTTGTCCACGAGCTGGAACGCTACATCAACGCCCTCGGTACCATTGCCGCCATGGCGCCGCTGCTGGGCCTGCTGGGTACTGTGCTGGGCATGATCGATATCTTCAGTTCGTTCATGGGCACGGGCATGGCGACCAACCCAGGGGTGTTGGCCGGCGGTATTTCCAAGGCATTGATCACTACGGCGTCGGGGCTGATCGTAGGTATCCCATCGGTGTTCTTCCATCGTTTCCTGCAACGGCGTATCGATGAGCTCGTCGTGGGCATGGAGCAGGAAGCGATCAAACTGGTCGAGGTGGTGCAGGGCGACCGTGATGTGGATCTGGCCGGGAGCAAAGCGTGA
- the murB gene encoding UDP-N-acetylmuramate dehydrogenase: MSLQVRQQVSLKPYNSFGVDVQARLFAEAHSDADVRDALAYARDHDVPLLVIGGGSNLLLTADVSSLVLRMATRGVRVLSDDGSKVVLEAEAGEPWHPFVQYTLAQGLSGLENLSLIPGTVGAAPMQNIGAYGVEIKDVFAGLTALDRHSGELRDFSLEECDFAYRDSVFKQQPGRWLILRVRFTLDRTAHLHLEYGPVRQRLTEQGIDQPTATDVSQAICSIRNEKLPDPAVLGNAGSFFKNPLVPAALVAQLKGEYPDLVAYAQPDGQMKLAAGWLIERAGWKGFRENDAGVHKLQALVLVNYGGATGLQLLDLAQRIQKDISERFHVNLEMEPNQY, from the coding sequence ATGAGTCTGCAGGTGCGGCAACAGGTTTCGCTCAAACCGTACAACAGCTTTGGCGTGGATGTTCAGGCCCGTCTGTTTGCCGAGGCCCATAGCGACGCCGACGTGCGTGACGCTCTGGCTTATGCACGGGACCATGATGTGCCCCTGCTGGTCATCGGTGGTGGCAGCAACTTGCTGTTGACGGCAGACGTGTCGTCGCTGGTGCTACGCATGGCCACTCGCGGGGTTCGTGTGCTAAGCGACGATGGCAGCAAAGTCGTGCTTGAAGCCGAGGCTGGCGAGCCCTGGCATCCGTTCGTGCAGTACACACTGGCGCAGGGGTTGTCCGGTCTGGAAAACCTGAGCCTGATTCCCGGCACCGTCGGCGCGGCACCGATGCAGAACATCGGTGCTTATGGCGTCGAGATCAAGGACGTGTTTGCCGGCCTGACGGCGCTCGATCGCCACAGCGGAGAGCTGCGCGACTTCAGCCTGGAAGAATGCGACTTCGCTTACCGCGACAGCGTCTTCAAGCAGCAACCGGGGCGCTGGTTGATCCTTCGGGTACGTTTTACGCTCGACCGCACCGCACATCTGCACCTGGAATACGGCCCCGTGCGTCAGCGGCTGACCGAGCAGGGCATCGATCAGCCGACCGCCACTGATGTCAGCCAGGCCATTTGCAGTATCCGCAATGAGAAGCTCCCGGACCCGGCGGTGCTCGGCAATGCTGGTAGTTTCTTCAAGAATCCGCTGGTGCCGGCCGCGCTGGTCGCGCAGCTCAAGGGCGAATACCCGGATCTGGTGGCCTACGCGCAACCGGACGGTCAGATGAAGCTGGCGGCAGGCTGGCTGATCGAACGGGCAGGGTGGAAAGGGTTTCGCGAGAACGATGCAGGCGTGCATAAATTGCAGGCATTGGTGTTGGTCAATTATGGCGGTGCCACCGGGCTGCAATTGCTCGACCTGGCACAGCGTATCCAGAAAGACATTTCAGAACGTTTTCATGTCAATCTGGAAATGGAGCCCAATCAGTATTGA
- a CDS encoding low molecular weight protein-tyrosine-phosphatase, which yields MRVLFVCLGNICRSPTAEGVLRHKLREAGLADQIEVASAGTGEWHVGQAPDKRSQAAAKLRGYDLSAQRAQQVTRADFATYDLILAMDKSNLRDLESMQPVKGKAELDLFLRRYQSGIDEVPDPYHDSDQGFERVLDLIERASDLLVIELKGRL from the coding sequence ATGCGTGTTTTGTTTGTATGCCTGGGCAACATCTGTCGTTCACCCACGGCCGAAGGCGTGCTGCGGCATAAATTGCGTGAGGCGGGGCTGGCCGACCAGATAGAAGTCGCCTCCGCCGGCACCGGTGAATGGCACGTCGGCCAGGCGCCGGACAAGCGTAGTCAGGCGGCTGCCAAGCTGCGAGGTTATGATTTGTCCGCCCAGCGCGCCCAACAAGTGACCCGCGCCGATTTCGCCACCTACGACCTGATCCTGGCGATGGATAAAAGCAATCTGCGCGATCTCGAGTCCATGCAACCGGTCAAGGGTAAAGCAGAGCTGGATCTGTTCCTGCGTCGCTATCAGTCGGGCATCGATGAGGTGCCGGATCCCTATCACGACAGTGACCAGGGCTTCGAGCGGGTACTGGATTTGATCGAGCGCGCCAGTGATCTGCTGGTGATCGAATTGAAGGGACGGTTATGA
- the lpxK gene encoding tetraacyldisaccharide 4'-kinase, whose translation MAMSDRLLAAWYRGHPALKLLQPLEWLYRRVVNNKRKRFLAGEGEIYQPPVPLIVVGNITVGGTGKTPLILWMIQHCQRSGLRVGVVSRGYGARPAHWPWRVEADQAADIAGDEPLLIVQRTGVPLMIDPNRSNAVKSLLASEPLDLILSDDGMQHYRLARDLELVLIDAARGLGNQRCLPAGPLREPVERLQSVDAVLYNGAMADPDGGFAFRLQPTALVNLQSGERRPLDHFPKGQALHAVAGIGNPQRFFKTLETLHWQPVPHAFADHAEYSVQALNFTPSLPLVMTEKDAVKCRAFAAADWWYLAVDAVPSPAFVAWFDTQLMRLLPARLLP comes from the coding sequence ATGGCCATGTCCGATCGCCTGCTTGCCGCCTGGTATCGGGGTCATCCGGCCCTGAAACTTCTGCAGCCGCTGGAGTGGTTGTATCGACGCGTGGTCAACAACAAGCGCAAGCGCTTTCTGGCGGGCGAAGGTGAAATCTATCAGCCACCCGTGCCGTTGATCGTGGTCGGCAACATCACCGTGGGCGGCACCGGCAAGACACCGCTGATTCTGTGGATGATCCAGCATTGCCAGCGCAGTGGTTTGCGGGTGGGTGTGGTCAGTCGTGGTTACGGCGCCAGGCCGGCGCACTGGCCATGGCGGGTCGAGGCGGATCAAGCCGCAGACATTGCAGGTGACGAGCCATTGTTGATCGTCCAGCGCACCGGTGTGCCGTTGATGATCGACCCCAATCGCAGCAATGCCGTCAAATCCTTGCTGGCGAGCGAGCCGCTGGATCTGATTTTGTCCGATGACGGCATGCAGCATTACCGGCTGGCGCGGGATCTGGAACTGGTGCTTATCGACGCTGCCCGTGGCCTGGGCAACCAGCGTTGCCTGCCGGCCGGGCCGCTGCGAGAACCGGTCGAACGCCTGCAAAGCGTCGATGCGGTGCTCTATAACGGCGCCATGGCTGATCCAGACGGGGGGTTCGCTTTCCGGTTGCAACCCACCGCGCTGGTCAATCTGCAAAGCGGTGAGCGTCGTCCCCTCGATCACTTTCCCAAAGGCCAGGCGCTGCACGCCGTGGCCGGGATCGGCAATCCGCAGCGTTTCTTCAAGACCCTCGAAACGCTACACTGGCAACCCGTGCCGCATGCCTTCGCCGACCATGCCGAATATAGCGTGCAGGCCTTGAATTTCACTCCGTCATTGCCATTGGTAATGACCGAAAAGGACGCGGTGAAGTGCCGTGCCTTCGCCGCTGCCGATTGGTGGTACCTGGCGGTCGATGCTGTGCCGTCGCCGGCCTTCGTGGCCTGGTTCGATACGCAGTTGATGCGCCTGTTGCCGGCTCGACTTTTGCCTTAA